In Candidatus Omnitrophota bacterium, a single genomic region encodes these proteins:
- the tgt gene encoding tRNA guanosine(34) transglycosylase Tgt has product MFELIHQDKNSKARFGRVVTVHGAFDTPAFMTVGTHATVKGLMLKDVEEAGAQIILSNAYHVFLRPGMDVIRKAGGLHRFMGWDKPILTDSGGYQIFSLALFRKMHDQGVEFQSHIDGLKHFLTPEDVIKIQETLGSDIMMPLDECVHYPCIKDHALAAMERTIAWAKRSKDTHLNEKGKLFGIIQGATYEDLRLDCAKRLVDMDFDGYSIGGVSVGESSNLIYNIIELVTNLIPASKPRYAMGIGYPFDIVEAVDRGVDMFDCVIPTRYGRNGTAFTSSGKIIIRNAPYAQDLRPLDVKCGCYTCKNFSRAYLRHLFNAKEMLGLILLSLHNVYFFLDLMRQIRAAIKEDRFNQFKQMFLMNYNNQICA; this is encoded by the coding sequence ATGTTTGAACTAATTCATCAAGATAAAAATAGTAAAGCAAGGTTTGGAAGAGTGGTTACTGTGCATGGAGCTTTTGATACTCCTGCTTTTATGACTGTTGGCACGCATGCTACAGTCAAAGGGCTTATGCTCAAGGATGTCGAAGAGGCAGGTGCTCAGATAATACTTTCTAATGCTTACCATGTATTCTTGCGTCCCGGAATGGATGTAATCAGAAAAGCAGGTGGGCTGCATAGGTTTATGGGATGGGATAAACCTATACTTACTGACAGCGGGGGTTATCAGATTTTTAGCCTTGCGCTTTTCCGGAAGATGCATGATCAGGGGGTTGAATTTCAGTCGCATATCGATGGATTAAAACATTTTCTTACTCCTGAGGATGTAATTAAAATTCAGGAAACCTTAGGTTCAGATATCATGATGCCGCTTGATGAGTGCGTGCACTATCCATGTATTAAGGATCATGCCTTGGCCGCTATGGAAAGAACGATTGCCTGGGCAAAAAGATCAAAAGACACCCACCTTAATGAAAAGGGGAAATTATTCGGTATTATTCAGGGAGCAACTTATGAAGATTTACGCCTTGATTGCGCTAAGCGTTTAGTAGATATGGATTTTGACGGTTATTCTATCGGGGGAGTTTCTGTTGGCGAGAGCAGTAATCTAATATATAATATCATCGAATTAGTTACCAACCTGATCCCGGCTTCTAAGCCGCGTTATGCTATGGGTATCGGTTATCCTTTTGATATAGTGGAGGCGGTAGACCGGGGAGTGGATATGTTTGATTGTGTAATTCCTACCCGTTACGGAAGAAACGGTACGGCGTTTACCAGCTCTGGCAAAATTATCATACGTAATGCTCCATATGCGCAGGATCTTAGGCCTTTGGATGTAAAGTGCGGCTGTTACACCTGCAAGAATTTTTCCCGGGCATACCTGCGCCACTTATTTAACGCCAAGGAAATGCTAGGTTTGATATTACTTAGCCTGCATAATGTTTATTTCTTTTTGGATCTCATGCGCCAGATTCGTGCTGCGATAAAAGAAGATAGATTTAACCAATTTAAACAGATGTTCTTGATGAATTATAATAATCAGATATGCGCATAG
- the rplS gene encoding 50S ribosomal protein L19, with translation MDIKSIEAGFAKKEMPAINVGDTVKVLTRIPEGPDKFRLHPFEGVIIAKSGSGAKLNFTVRKVSFGEGIERVFPLYSPVIERIELIRSGKVKRSKLYYLRNKIGKHATKIEGKEEEKKAS, from the coding sequence ATGGATATAAAATCAATCGAGGCAGGATTTGCCAAAAAAGAGATGCCCGCTATTAATGTCGGAGATACGGTAAAGGTGCTTACCAGGATCCCGGAAGGCCCGGATAAATTCCGGCTTCACCCTTTTGAGGGGGTTATAATCGCCAAAAGCGGATCGGGTGCTAAACTAAATTTCACGGTAAGAAAAGTTTCATTTGGGGAAGGGATCGAACGTGTTTTTCCGCTTTATTCTCCGGTTATCGAGCGTATTGAACTTATACGTTCCGGTAAAGTAAAGAGATCCAAGCTTTATTATTTAAGAAATAAAATTGGAAAGCATGCTACTAAGATAGAAGGCAAAGAAGAAGAGAAAAAAGCCAGTTAG
- the trmD gene encoding tRNA (guanosine(37)-N1)-methyltransferase TrmD, whose amino-acid sequence MRIDIISIFPKMFSAVLDESIIKRAQKKGKVKIFTHDIRKYTLDKHHKVDDRPFGGGSGMVLQVEPIFRALQAIKKKIKGKSKVILLCPQGKIYNQSYTKKLSKCKNLIFICGHYEGIDERVRLYLADEEISIGDYVLTGGELAAMVIVDSVVRLIPGVLGDKNSLNFESFEGNLLEYPQYSRPAQFKKWLVPEVLVSGAHDRIEAWRKHEAFKRTRARRPDLLKNENHGNDSVFGSHRRSVIASPKGEAIF is encoded by the coding sequence ATGCGCATAGACATTATCAGTATTTTCCCTAAAATGTTTTCTGCGGTCCTTGACGAGTCGATAATTAAACGGGCGCAGAAAAAAGGTAAAGTAAAAATATTTACTCACGATATAAGAAAGTATACTTTGGATAAACACCATAAAGTTGATGATCGTCCATTTGGTGGAGGTAGCGGTATGGTTTTGCAAGTAGAGCCTATTTTTCGGGCGCTTCAGGCAATTAAGAAAAAGATTAAGGGTAAAAGCAAAGTGATATTGTTATGTCCTCAAGGCAAAATTTATAATCAAAGTTATACCAAGAAGCTATCCAAGTGCAAAAATCTCATATTTATTTGCGGACACTATGAAGGGATAGATGAAAGAGTGCGGCTCTATTTGGCGGATGAAGAGATTTCAATAGGGGATTATGTTTTAACAGGCGGAGAACTTGCTGCTATGGTTATAGTGGATAGTGTAGTCAGGCTTATCCCCGGAGTTTTGGGTGATAAAAATTCCTTGAATTTTGAGTCATTCGAAGGTAATCTATTAGAATATCCGCAATACAGCCGTCCGGCTCAATTTAAAAAGTGGCTGGTACCTGAAGTTTTGGTTTCTGGTGCTCATGATAGAATTGAGGCTTGGCGTAAACATGAGGCGTTTAAGCGGACCCGCGCCAGGCGGCCGGATTTACTGAAAAATGAAAACCATGGTAATGATTCAGTTTTTGGAAGTCACCGACGAAGTGTCATTGCGAGCCCGAAGGGCGAAGCAATCTTTTAA